The Schistocerca gregaria isolate iqSchGreg1 chromosome X, iqSchGreg1.2, whole genome shotgun sequence nucleotide sequence TACACTCTATATCCATGTCTAATTAGGTAATTTCTTCCTACAGGTGATAATTGTAACTGCAGCGTATCGTCTGAACATCTTCGGCTTCTTGGCACTCGGCAACGGACTGTCACCAGGGAATTATGGTCTTCACGATCAAGTTGCAGCCCTCGACTGGGTGAAAGGAAAAATATCGGCATTTGGTGGATCTGCAAGCGATGTGTGCATCTTTGGCCACGGTGCTGGAGGAATAAGCGTAGGACTTCACACAATCTCTCCACTGTCTTCTGGGAAATTCGCACGTGCAATTGCTATGAGTGGAAATGCCTTAGTGCCGACGGCGGTAACAAGGAGTAAAACACAGGAGGTCCTGGAATCTCTGGCAGAGAGATTCGCCTGCCGGTCTGCTTCCCATTCAGACCTACTGCCGTGCTTAAGAAATGCCCCGACGTCACCACTTGCTGCACATGCCAGTTTGTTTCAGTGGGGGCCAGTGGTCGATGCAGATGCAAATGCAAGTACAGCCTTCTTGCCAAAGGAACCAAAGGAACTTCTTGAAGATGGACAATTTAAACAGGTATTTACATATTTCCGCGAAAGATTGTAAATTTAAAATCAAGATTTCCATATATCGTGATAAAGATTATAATTTCAGACTTTTATCATATTCTGAAACAAAAAACACATGAATCGTAAAACTAAATGTTAAATATAACATCAGACCTCCAACGCACACACTCTCAAGTGTTATCCACTGCCAGTAATATTCAAATCGTATACTGTCATATGACGAGGACCATTTGAGAGGTTAGTTCCATAACACAGAAATATTGGTAGCCTGTCACTTTAAAGTGAGATCTTTCTCGTGGAGAGTTATACAATTTATAACAGACCTTTCAAACATTTTCATTTTGCAATTGTGGGTTTCAGGGTGAATTATGACGTCATCAGAAAAAATACAAATGCAGAATCTTCAGGAGGCGGGTTTATCGCTATCATTTACTTGTGGTGCCAGCACAACGCTCATGACTGGTTATCCTGtcctcctgccccccctcccctcctctctctctctctctctctctctctctctctaacacacacacacacacacacacacacacacacacacacacacacacacacacacaaccagagATAAAGagggagaaacagagagagagaaggaataaCAACACATACTTTTCAATGAACTAAAAGAAATAGCTCATTAAAGCAGATAGTTTTTCTGTTGAATATCGTTGGACTCGCACAAATTCCTGTGGAAGTTTACTTCCCTCAACAACTCTCACTAGATTAGAGTCCGATTTTCCTGTGCAAGGTTCGATATCTTATAAAAGTATGTTTTTATCTCGATGACCTCCAAGTGTGCCCCCTAAGCACAGGATTAAGTCTGGTTAAACAGCATTGAAGATTAGCAAGATCCTGATGAAAATGAAAAACTTTTAAGTAAGATATGTTTTTATGTGTCTAGGATCAAACCATTCAACTGGGCCTCATACTTCTACCACAGTATTTAGTATCAGTACCTTCTACCGATAGTATGGATGTAAATCTCATATCCAATTATACAATGACTTAAATACTACCAGTTGTGCATCTCAGAACATAGGTCTGTCTGATACATTCTAACATTGATACTGCTGAGAATTTTTGGTAGTCATATAATGGTTTCACTTCTGTTATGATACTATGGCACACAGTATTCTGAAGCTAATATAATTATGTTACTGTCAGTGATTTCCTTAGAGACACTGTTATATAAATCACTTCATTATAATTTATGAGATGAAGTAATGCTATAATGAACTAAGTGACACACGTCTGAAATTGAAGAAATCATACTATTTTGCACATCATCATAAATGTAGAAACTTTAGTAATAATGACTTATGAATTCACAAATGATATGCTAAAGTGTACAATAACCTTTTCAGGTTGACTTTATGACTGGATACACCAACATGGAAGATGCACTGCTTCATTCAGATATTGAAGAAATGGATAAGGGTTTAACTCAAGAACGGTTTTATTCATTCCTATCAGATATGGTTCAGCAGGAATCAAGTGAAAGTAACAACAATGAGACCTGTGTAATAAATGACCAATACATAATTGAGTCTGTTTCATTTTTTTACAGACCATATCCACAAACCTCAGACACAACACTTCTAAGAGATCGATACATGGATTTAATGACTGAAAGAAACTATGGAGCAGGTGCATATTTACAAGCATTAAAACTCAGCAAAGTAGGATCAACATATTTCTACAGATTTGATTATAAACCAAAACACAGTTTGGTGCCAATTAAAGAGTGGGTTAAGGTACCACACAGATTTGATCTTCCTTTCGTATGGGGAATGCCATACTGGCCCAACCTTGCATCTTCAATAGTGTGGTATGGTGGTGATCGTAAAATATCTGATGTAGTAATGAACCTCTGGACAAATTTTGCAAAGAATTCTAATCCTATACAAAATACGCTCAACATTAAGTGGGAAGCTTTTACTGAAGAAAAACCTGGTGTGATGATTCTCGATCGTTTCTTTAACATGAGTGATGGAACGAACATTGACTACAAaggttttgaattctggaataattaTTATCCTGTAGTAGTGCAGGCTGCTACACAGTGCTGTATCTTCAACAACACTGCAACTAAGTTTCATGAAAATATCATTCcaaataaaattaaacttctacTAGTTGGGATATCATATTTAGTCATGagataaaacatacaaaaatatgaaatgtaaGATGTATGTATCAAGTGAATAATTtctcaaaaataaagaaagaattgtGTTAATAAGAAATAAGTGTATTGTTATCTGTACAATTAACCCTAGCTGGAAATGTTTTGCTCAGCTATCCCTGGAATtataaatttcaattatttttatccATTATGACCAAACTGTGTGCTAAAATGAGACTTCACTCTAGGCACCTTAGTTTTCTGAGCAGTTCCCATCATACTGAACCATGTGCACCTCACAGACTGACTCAAACTTTCACTTTAGTTTCGAAAAGTGCCAGAATTTGAGTTCCAATGCAGCACAGTTACACAATCTGAAATACTTTCAAACAGTAAACACAGTGTATTCCAAACCAAGAATAATGTAATTTCGTCTTACTTCTTCAGTAATGTCCTACCTGAAcgtaaaatatataaatttatgccggaccaaagtcgcaaacaaataataaaatttaacatAATATACAGCAGTATGTCTAGAATCAAAGCAGACTTTATGTCGTTCCAGCATTGTCCTATCCTGTTTATGCTTATATGTTGTTGAACAGAGAGTGCAAGTTATTTTAAACTGTACCTATAGGGTATAACTACAAATTAAATTAACTGTGAAAGTCTGCTCTGGCACTATGCACATAATGTGAATTAATTTTTCTGACCCGCAGTTTTGATTAATATTTGAAAAGAATGGCCATTGAAGATATACTATGGTGAATATGATTAAACTTTCACTACCTAGCCAGTGTAGGCGGAAGACTATTTACCGAATGGGTACCCAACTCTATAGGAATGGTGTTCAGATTGTGCatgcaggatttgcattgttagtagtgttagtgtcatgacttgccgttaggcgataTTACTGGTACGGCGACGAAGGTTTGAAACACAAGTATCAAAGTGAATTAGGCTACagtcacagtcaacatgggtctgcacAGGGTGAGCAGGGCTTTAGTCGTAAAGCCGTTTTATCAAGATAAGAACAATAGTACTGCTCCTTTTCGCGAGTATCGATTCATTAAGGGAATACGGCGACAGCTGAACACcccatggtccaccgttcgaaaagcgcTGCCAACAGTTGTCAAATGGTATCTCTAGCGCACTAGGCTATCCTGGATGCAAATCGCCGTCACACTGAGCAACGATCGTGACCTTGAACTTAAACATGGTGCACAAGAAACAAATGTTTTGCTTTCAtgtggaaaataaaatatgtttctttcgaTGGTTTATTCGCTATTTCTCATCTCTATGTCCTTATAAATGTTTCAACAAAGTTTCACGGTCCTTCGATTATTAGTTTTTCATGGGAGCCCTCTAAAGCAGCGATGGTtaaattataaccactctgtatgTTCTGACACATACCGTACGTACTGGGGTAGACAGACAAATGGAAACACCGGAAACATAACCCATTACCATGCCTAAAAGATACAGGAAACCAGTTGGCATTCCAATCTCGTTCCAGTCCTCTAGGAATGTATGGCATGTCAgtcctatatggttttcaagggGATCTTacgccattcttcctgcaaaataatggcaatcTCAGGAATGACGATGAAGGTAGTAGCGATcttgcacccttctctccaaagcagtccacaaaggctcaataatattgagatatggtgaTTGTTGGGGCCATGGCAGCTGCGACAAAAGAGATGTGTGTAAAAAGGGAAgcagtcgtcttggaacacagaatgACCATTCGAAAACACacattgtaccatgagatggaccAGGTcatccaaaatagtcacataatccttggcagcaatgAGAACTTGAAGAGTAACTACgtgacccatggaataccacgatacggctgcAAAAATCATTACCGAATTCCcgacatgtttcactcttgggaagtAAATCTGGGGCAGAAGGTGGAAATAATTTGAAACATGACCGACCTGACGAAATGACATTCTTCATTGCTCCACTGGCCAAGTTTATGACTACAGCACCATGTTTTCCTATTATGTGCAATggcatcactgatgagtagttttggaattccagcctgCGCTGCAATTCCCGGCTTATAGGGCTCCCTTCCTGTTGTTTTAGTGCTGAtacgcgacattcagttctgcagtgaattttgcACCTGTCCTGTTGTGTTTTTCGGCACAGTCCTCTTCAATAACCGTCAATAACAATCACTCAATACACACCTTCGTCCGAGTTGTGATTTACCGAATGAtgtttttttctgctttccctgtatgaaGTATAAATTTTCGGTGCGGTGCCTCTtaaaacatcaaacacttcggctcccttcaTGAAGCCCCCACCGTAAGAGCATCCCCAATTTACCCACATTCGAATTCAATTAGTTCCACCAATATGTATTCAAaactacgcagaacactgttctgatcacgaCTTACCGTTgcaacctgcaggtttggctagcatctacatttatgttgaAGCATTCGTTTCCCCTCTACATTTCCATATTTTTCCCCAACCCCTGTGTTTCAACTTCAGAGCTGTCAGTTGATGTAGTACCACGCAATGAGACGCAAACCAATCTCCACGGGGTGATATTTTTCTCTGGCCTTCCAAAAATGTACATTGCTGCATTCTGCAGTTGCTTcaggaaagtacactactggtcattaaaattgctacaccacgaagaaatgcagatgataaacgggtatttattggacaaatatattatactagaactgacctgtgtttacattttcacgcaatttgggtgcttagatcctaagaaatcagtacccagaacaaccacctctgtccgttataacggccttgatacgtctggacactgagttaaacagagcttggatggcgtgtacaggtacatctgcccatgcagcttcaacacgataccacagttcatcaagagtagtgactggcgtattgtgacgagccagttgctcggccaccattgaccagacgttttcagttggtgagagatctggagaatgtgctggccagggcagcagtcgaacattttctgtatccagaaaggcccgtacaggacctgcaacatacggtcgtgcattatcctgctgaaatgtaaggtttcgcagggatcgaatgaagggtagagccacgggtcgtaacacatctcaaatgtaacgtccactggtcaaagtgccgtcaatgtgaacaagaggtgaccgagacgtgtaaccaatggcaccccataccaccacgccgatgataacccagtatggcgatgacgaatacacgcttccaatgtgcgttcactgcgatgtcgtcaaacacggatgcgaccatcatgatgctgtaaacagaacctggattcatccgaaaaaatgacgttttgccattcgtgcatccagtttcgtcgttgagtacaccatcgcaggcgctcctgtctatgatgcagcttcaagggtaaccgcagccatggtctccaagctgatagtgcatgctgctgcaaacgtcgtcgaactgttcgtgcagatggttgttgtcatgcaaacgtctccatcttttgactcatggatcgagacgtggctgcatgatccgttaccgtcatgcggataagatgcctgtcatctggactgctagtgatacgaggtcgttgttcAGAGTCGGCCTTAAAGGACGGCCATAAGCCCTGATAGGCTGGCCGCACAGGTGTGGCGACTGCAGCGCCAAAATTGCAGCAGTGCTGTCTAACGGCCGTTTTCGATGTCCATACCATCCAGCGGGTCTTCAAAGGGCAGAGGTTGCCCTACTTCCAGCTCTATGGCTTCATCACTGGAAACCACCGCTGGGGAGCGAGAAACTAAGTTTTACCATGTCAGGCATGGGAGCAGCAAAGGTGGgcattccaagacttatcaagacagtggcagtgggacagTTGGTCGGTGCAGATGGAGCTGGTTGGTGTGCCAGCACTCCAAATCCCTTGAAGTATTCCCCATCATAAGGTGCTGCCTGTGGGCGGCGACTACCGTAGCTGAAACCCATAAGGATTCTGCTACACATGAATGAGACTACACAGCTGCAGCCAACAGAAAATGAATGGCAGGCTGGGTCTGCAGTTCTGCCAGCTGAGGGGCCAGGAGGTGAAGAAGAGTATGTGGCTGCCATCTCTGCTGAGCTATGGTCATGGACAGGTGTGGACTGGTAGGTGCTGACAAACAGTGAGTGCAGCCATGGTGGGGGAAGTATCCACTGCTTTCAACATTGGTTGCTTAAGCATACAGTCCATGTGCTCTGCTTCGCCATTGAAGGAGGGGTGAAATGGCAAACTAAATGGGTGCTTGATGCCAGCGGAGATGCAAAATTGTGCGAAAGCCACCATTAAGAATTGTGGCCCATTATATGAAACGATGGTGTGGGGAAGCCTTCAGTGGTGTGAATAAGGATGAGAGCAGTGACAGTGGCGTCAGCGGTGGTGGACTCCATGCTGATCAAGTATTAGTAGTTCGAATAAGTGTCCGTGACAAAGACCCACATAGATCCCAGAAAGGGACCAGCAAAGTCCAGATGAATGTGATCCTACGGGTGATGGAGGGTAGGCGAGGTGGTGAAAGGCTGGGGCGGAGCTGCTTGCTGCTGGCTAAAAGCACAACAGTTGCACACCATGACCTCCACATCTTTGTTCAGTCCTGGCGAGTAGACATGGCACCTCGCAAGGATCTTCATCCATGAGATAACCCAATGCCCACTATGAAGGAGGTACAGAACATGGGTTCGCAGAATATATGGGACGACGACATGGTGAGTGTTTGCCTCTGCATCAAGCAAGAGAACATCAGCGACGGCAGATGAACGATGGGAGAGGCCAGATCCAGACTTTGTAATCGGCAGACTTTGAAAAAGAGGTGCGCCACTCATGGAGCAGTTGGTGTGTGACACGCTGCAAGGTGGGGTCGCAGAACGTTTACAGCGATGTAAGTAGCCTAATGAGAAACCCATCGCTCCTCATTCATGTGAAAACAGGCGATTTCCTCTACTTGGTCCCAGAAAGGTAAGTGGAAATTATTAATGGAAAAGATGCTCACcaaagcttctttctcgatctgtgagttGTTCCTTTGAGCAGGTGTCAGCGTCTTCGATGCTTAAGCAGTTGGCTGCTCCATACTATCATCGTTCCTTTGCACCAGTACTGCCCCATTGGCATAGGGAAAAGCATCCTTGGCCAAAAGCAATGGACACGATACAGTAAATGGTACAAGGCAGGGTGCTGAACGTAGCAGGTGCTTCAGCTGCGTCAAAGCATATTCACAGGCAGCTGACCATCTGTACTGAACCCCTTCTTTCTCATCTGGTTGAGCACATGCATAATATGGGCTTCCTGTGGAAGGAACTTAGAATAGTAGTTTACCTTTCCCAGAAAAGCCTGCACCTCCTGTAGGTTTTGGGAACGAGGTAGAGGGTTAGTGGCAGAAACGTTGTGGCCAGTGTTGTGGATCGTGTCTTTGTTGAGCAACTGGCCGAGGTATTCCACTTGCTCTTGAAAAAACTGACATTTGTGTAAGTGGTACTTGAGCCACATATCACACAACGTAGTAAAGAGAGTACGAAAGTTGCACAGGTGGTCCTGACATATAGTGCCCATTACAGTTAGGTCGTCTAGATAGTTAGTACAAGCATAAATGGACAAAGTTAACTATTCCAGGCATCTCTGAAAAAATGCAGGAGCAGAAAAGATCCCAAAGGGCAAGTGCCTGTATTCAAATAACCCAAAGGGAATGTTGGTGGCCATAATTTATTACCATCCTCCTACAATGGGATCTGGAAATATGCATCAGCAAGGTCTATCTTTGAACAATGTTCACCTGTAGCAAGCTTCATGAGGAGATCCTCTGCATGCGAGATGGGGACGTCGATCATTGATTTAAAATCTCCATATAGCCAGAGATATCAGCTGAGTTTCTTGACCAACACCAGGGGTGTGCCCCAAGTAGTAGTTTTGACAGGTTCAATTACCCCAGCTGTGTGGGGGCAGTTGAGTTCTTTCCTAACGGCCACCCTAATGTAACACGAAGAGGTCACTCTTGGCAGAAACGGAGCACAGAATCCGGATGTAAGGAGATATGGGCCTGAAAATCCATGGTACATCCTAGACTAGGTTCAAACAGTGACACGAAGGTGGTATAGAGGTCGTCGAGCTTCTGAAATGAAACTGTGTCAAAGGCGACCTGAACCTTGTCAGTGATGGAGAATCCACAAAGTGAGAATGTATCAGGACCAAAAATGTTGTCAGCTGAGTGACTATCAACAACAAATAGTGTTATCAGCCAGACGACCTCTTTTATGTAGCGTTAACTGTAAACTCACCCTGGAGAAGAATCCGACTGTCACCATAGGCGACCGACGTACGGGAGGGTAGTGCCAAGTCTGGGAAATGAAGACAAGCACACATATGGAGACTGATCAAAGAAACAGCAGCTTCTGTGCCCACATGGAAGTGGACATCGTGGGTTACAATCGTCATGGTGATAGACTACTAAGAGGTGGAAGGATCACCACGAGAAACAACTACTTCAAGTTCATGCATGAAGACAAATAATGTGGAGATGCCCACCTCTCCCACAAAGGGTGCACTGAGCCCAGCTACCAAGACATCATACATGCAGATGTGCTGTCAGGCAGTCAGGACACGA carries:
- the LOC126298602 gene encoding cocaine esterase, which gives rise to MRAVLLLLLLLPGWPPARAARSREAPRAVVAGQGALLGRELLLARGQRVAQFLAVPFAQPPTGALRFAPPRTRPLPAWDGDRDATAFAPACPQSREELERQELVFKLHLAEMLDEITFDEDCLYLNVYVPDGTSPPGGWPVMVWFHPGNFNAGAPQLWDGSVLAAKQKVIIVTAAYRLNIFGFLALGNGLSPGNYGLHDQVAALDWVKGKISAFGGSASDVCIFGHGAGGISVGLHTISPLSSGKFARAIAMSGNALVPTAVTRSKTQEVLESLAERFACRSASHSDLLPCLRNAPTSPLAAHASLFQWGPVVDADANASTAFLPKEPKELLEDGQFKQVDFMTGYTNMEDALLHSDIEEMDKGLTQERFYSFLSDMVQQESSESNNNETCVINDQYIIESVSFFYRPYPQTSDTTLLRDRYMDLMTERNYGAGAYLQALKLSKVGSTYFYRFDYKPKHSLVPIKEWVKVPHRFDLPFVWGMPYWPNLASSIVWYGGDRKISDVVMNLWTNFAKNSNPIQNTLNIKWEAFTEEKPGVMILDRFFNMSDGTNIDYKGFEFWNNYYPVVVQAATQCCIFNNTATKFHENIIPNKIKLLLVGISYLVMR